The genome window GATGTCCGTGGCGGCTGCAAGGGGATTTACAGGACCTGTTAAAAGTCAAAAGGTTCGTCAGAAAGGTATCACACTGCTTTCGGGAAGCGAATAAACCGGCTGACCGCCTTGCAAACATTGGAGCAGACTCAGGGACGATTCTGACGTACGATTCTTTGCGGGAGTTGCCTCGCTTGGTGAGGGGGGATTtcattcttgatcagatgggggTCCCAAGTTTGCGTAGAGTTAAAGTGTAAGAGTTTCCTAGCGCTTGGGTTTCTAACATGTATCCCATCCTTTTTATGAAATAaagtaatatttaaaaaaaaaaaaagggtttgcTGCTCATCAAGTAATTCATCATTGTAGAGCTGCTAACTTACAACCTTAATGGCGTATGTGCTAGTAATCTGCCGGCTTGGGACCTCGGGCACGGACGGTTAGAAGTCCTACAACACAAACCTAGGAAGAGGTGGGGTTTAATCTCTTCGTGTAACTCCAATGCTTAAGTCAATAAGAGCTCAAAGcaaaatgaaagcaagtagCCAAAAGGAGAAACGAACAGCTTCCCCTTCTTCAGAAATGTGAGTGGTATTTATACTAGGGGTTAGGAGAGAGAAATAGGAGACAAAATCTAACATCACAGTCTGAATGGATCGAAGGTGTCAAAACTGGTACAAACAGCTAGTGAGTGGAAAGCAGCGTCTAACAGGGGTCACGTCAAAGAACCCTCCCAAGATAGTCTTGGATGACCGCTCAGGGGCTTCGCGTCTTTAGAAACGCTAGTAGTTCGGGTGGAAGGAAACCACTCATTGCAGGAGAGCTCGGCCAGGTTCCCTCAAATGGCAAATTTAACAATCTCTTTAAGTCAACTATCTctcaaagttaaaaaaaaaaaaaaaaaaaagtttggtaATTGTAAAAGCACTTCAtagatttaaggaaaaaaaataaaagaaaagaacttcATAGATCTCGATGGGTTAAAATTTAGTATATGAACTTCATATAAACATAGAATAGCAAAATTAAAGAATTGTGAATATTGTTTCTTTTCTCTGTTGAAGACAAGCAATGTTTCTTTTATCTATCTACACCTTAAAAAACCAAAGTTAACTATTGATTAATGTTGCAGCTCATACGCATCTATTGTGTAATTGCTGAAGAAGGGTGTCCGAGGTTAATAAGTTGTCATCCAATCACTAAAAATCTTAACAAGATTCAATATCCAATCTATCAGAAGGTTGTAGGAAATTGATAAGTAATTGAAAACCATTATTCTTTTTAATCCTGTAATTTTGATagctaggaaaaaaaataaaatgaactaatGTTTTATTTGACTAGAAATGTGTAAGAAATGGAGGTTAATGATGCCTTGCACCAAAGAAGTCAAAAAGAGTACATGACGGATGAAGAACGAACCAAGTGGTATTTAATAGTCCAATTTCGTATGTACTACTTCATTGTGTCTAGTATAACCTTGAAATTTGAGGCTGATTGAACATAGTAACAATTGTTTTTCCAAATTGAAATTACAAATTGTGAAAAGTAAAGGCATTTCGAAAGAAAATTTCAATGGACTTGAGATGGACTCAAGAAGAACTCGAAGTTGATGCTTGAAAGTATTACAcctcggggcagggaggaggtagGGGAGAGTCGAAACCAACGCTTCTAGTTTTTGACATTTGAACCACAAACCATTCCTAGACAAATTTGGTTGGCTTAGTTCTATAACGGTTTTGTGGCTAGTCAAGACATTGTAGCTGCTTGCggatttttttgcctttttgggTGGCGGCAAGTCAACCAATTCCATTACATCCAAATTGGGCTTTATTGATAAATGTTATCAGGCTAGTTTGGTTCACTTTGGCCTTCGGCTTACATTTATCTCACAATCACCACCTTGGTTGTCGTGCTTATGTGTTGGTCGAAATTTATTGGCTGGTTGTGGTAAATGGGAATACTAAAGGTGTCCTTGGTTTTGAATTCCACAGTATAGTCGCCTCTGTGTATTATTAAAGCTACAAACTACAACAAAGTAGCTGCAAACTGCAACAAAGTAACATGTGAATGAAGCCACAAGAAGACATCTAGTCAATGCCCAACAAGTAAGAGAAGAACACAAACTTGCAAACATTTATTATCAATTAATTATTGCAGAGTACACTGATTTTGGTCGAATGACAGATGTCAGATCTGACAAACAGTCATGGAATATTATTATCTACCACAGCATCTAGGAAACGTCCCAATGAAGCAGAGGATGATCCTTCTCCATTGAGAGTCAACCTGCTATTCTCTTTcatttccttcaccttctttCTGATTTCATTCTCAGGATCCATAAGATGTTTAATTGCCTTTTCAATTAAATCTGCGGCCACAATCTCAGTACTTGCCTCGCGAATAGTGTTTTTGAAATCCATTTTGATCTCCACAGCCATTCCCAAGTCTTTCAGCATCTGGAAGGCATTCACCTGCTGCTCCGCATAAAGCGGCCAAGTTGCAATTGGAACGCCATGCCAAACACTTTCCAAGGTTGAGTTCCAGCCACAGTGAGAGACAAAGCCTCCCACAGCAGGATGGGATAGAACTGCCGCCTGTGGTGCCCATCCTATAACTTTTCCAACCTCTGCAGTTCGCTGCAAGAACCCTTCTGGCAAGACTTCTTCCAGATTCTCATAATCACCTGGAAACTCAAACTTTCCTTTAGGTGGAGGCCTTCTCAATGACCACAGGAACCGATATCCACTGCGCCCGAGTGCATAGGCAATTTCCTTCACTTGTTCACCATCAAACCAACCTCCACTGCCAAAGCAAAGGAACACTACAGAAGAATCAGGCTGAATATCAAGCCATTTCGTAATCATAtcagtttcttgattttgaccATTTCTTCCCTTATGATTCAATATAGGCCCTACAGGATATACTGGTGGGATGGTTTTATCATTGGATAGAGCCTGTATTGCATGGCATTCTAACTGGAGAAAACTGTTGATTACGATTCCTTTGGTCTCCCTGTATCTTTTGGCCAGGTTGAGGAACATGTTGCCACCTCCTTCCTTGTCAAACAGTCGAGATGGCAAAACTTTAACTGGAACAGGATTGATGTAAGTCGGAACAGCTAATTCAACTTTAGAATTCTCGTAATTGGTAACATCTTCTCCGAAATCATCTCTCAGGCTTTGCAAATGCAATATAAGGCCTAGCATTGCAGCACCGGATGTATAAAATACATAAGAGGGAACCCCAAATTCGTTGGCTACATCAATCATGGAGGAGCAAAACATGTCAATGACGACTCCAGCAAGATCAGAGGATGCAGAATCAGATATTTCAGCAAGGACCTCCCTCGCACTGCTTTTATGATCTTCAATAAATTGATACATAAACAAATTAGAAGATGCCGTTTGTGAAGCAGACTCATCTTTTTTGAGCTCAAGAAACCTTATGCGAGAATCCGAAATTTCTGTCTGCGAATCTATGGAACTACCCACCTTTGTTTCAAAGGGAAACTTCATAATCAGAACTGTGATTGATAAGTGTTCATTACGATCAATAAGAAGCTTTGCTAGCTCAACAGTTGATCCTAAGTGACCCATCCCTGGTGAAGGAACGAAAACCAGCTCTGGTTTCTTCatttctctcctcttttctgTTATTAACTTTAGGAAATTATTTGATCGAGGAGAAATCAAAACTACATGCTTTCAAGTGTCCACTGGCTTTTTATACAAGTTTGTGATACTATTTTATCCTTGTACTCTTTCTTTCTGATATTTTCTTACAGAAATAAGAATTTACGTAAATAAATCTAATTCCTACAATAACTTCAAAAGTCGGTAACTTTTGAAGTCCTGT of Coffea arabica cultivar ET-39 chromosome 5c, Coffea Arabica ET-39 HiFi, whole genome shotgun sequence contains these proteins:
- the LOC113690161 gene encoding UDP-glucose flavonoid 3-O-glucosyltransferase 6-like — its product is MKKPELVFVPSPGMGHLGSTVELAKLLIDRNEHLSITVLIMKFPFETKVGSSIDSQTEISDSRIRFLELKKDESASQTASSNLFMYQFIEDHKSSAREVLAEISDSASSDLAGVVIDMFCSSMIDVANEFGVPSYVFYTSGAAMLGLILHLQSLRDDFGEDVTNYENSKVELAVPTYINPVPVKVLPSRLFDKEGGGNMFLNLAKRYRETKGIVINSFLQLECHAIQALSNDKTIPPVYPVGPILNHKGRNGQNQETDMITKWLDIQPDSSVVFLCFGSGGWFDGEQVKEIAYALGRSGYRFLWSLRRPPPKGKFEFPGDYENLEEVLPEGFLQRTAEVGKVIGWAPQAAVLSHPAVGGFVSHCGWNSTLESVWHGVPIATWPLYAEQQVNAFQMLKDLGMAVEIKMDFKNTIREASTEIVAADLIEKAIKHLMDPENEIRKKVKEMKENSRLTLNGEGSSSASLGRFLDAVVDNNIP
- the LOC140007193 gene encoding uncharacterized protein, with the translated sequence MTSLQAELKALIFGVRLAIDRGYSNLQLESDSLVLVQILQGKSRCPWRLQGDLQDLLKVKRFVRKVSHCFREANKPADRLANIGADSGTILTYDSLRELPRLVRGDFILDQMGVPSLRRVKV